A section of the Marinoscillum sp. 108 genome encodes:
- a CDS encoding glycosyl hydrolase 53 family protein, translating into MLSIIFSFIALVSCNTDDPRRGVDPDPENKDSVIVEQFYFGADLSYVNQILDHGGQYRDVGEVRDPYKIFKDHGANLARFRLWHNPQWTREVYGDAGTQLYNDLYDVEKSIRQAKAQGMEVLLDFHYSDTWADPGSQRVPAAWRGITDIDVLADSVYDYTLKTLNYLNQKGLMPELVQIGNETNCGMMLTGGVDGFPACNVCDGNWANMGAVLNSGIRAVRAVSVDSDIKTKVMLHVADPVNVDWWFEQATSEGGVTDFEFIGFSYYPIWHTGISLDRLQETVAGFVTKFKREVVILETAYPWTVQGNDNYNNLFGGESPLPGYPYTQDGQLSLMKAITQKLVSAGASGVIYWEPAWISSDMKDKWGTGSSWENNAFFDFDGNTIPTIDYMNYEYDTND; encoded by the coding sequence ATGCTCAGTATTATCTTCTCTTTCATCGCATTGGTCAGTTGCAATACCGATGACCCACGGCGTGGCGTTGATCCCGATCCGGAAAACAAGGATTCGGTGATCGTTGAACAGTTTTATTTTGGAGCTGACCTCTCATATGTTAACCAAATATTGGACCATGGAGGCCAATACCGTGATGTAGGTGAGGTGCGCGATCCATACAAAATCTTCAAAGATCACGGCGCTAATCTGGCCAGATTTCGCCTTTGGCACAATCCACAATGGACTCGGGAGGTCTATGGAGATGCAGGCACGCAGCTGTACAATGACCTTTACGATGTAGAAAAATCAATTCGTCAGGCCAAAGCACAGGGCATGGAAGTGTTGCTTGATTTTCATTACTCAGATACCTGGGCCGATCCGGGAAGCCAGCGGGTACCTGCTGCCTGGCGGGGGATTACGGATATTGATGTGCTGGCTGACTCTGTGTATGACTACACGCTAAAAACCCTGAACTATCTGAATCAAAAAGGGCTCATGCCCGAGTTGGTTCAGATTGGGAATGAGACCAACTGTGGGATGATGCTCACGGGTGGTGTGGATGGCTTCCCCGCATGCAATGTATGTGATGGCAACTGGGCCAATATGGGCGCAGTGCTCAACAGTGGTATACGGGCCGTGCGTGCTGTGTCTGTCGATTCGGACATCAAAACCAAAGTGATGCTGCATGTGGCCGATCCGGTCAATGTGGACTGGTGGTTCGAACAGGCTACTTCCGAAGGAGGAGTTACTGATTTTGAATTTATCGGATTTTCCTATTACCCCATATGGCATACGGGCATCTCGCTCGACCGCCTTCAGGAAACCGTGGCTGGGTTTGTGACAAAATTCAAACGTGAAGTGGTCATACTGGAAACCGCCTACCCATGGACGGTACAGGGTAATGACAATTATAACAACCTGTTCGGAGGAGAGTCGCCCCTGCCTGGCTACCCTTATACGCAAGATGGACAGCTGAGCCTGATGAAAGCAATCACTCAAAAGTTAGTAAGCGCCGGTGCATCGGGAGTCATTTATTGGGAGCCAGCATGGATAAGCTCTGATATGAAAGATAAATGGGGTACAGGCTCTTCATGGGAAAACAATGCTTTTTTTGATTTCGATGGCAATACCATACCGACCATCGACTATATGAACTACGAATATGACACTAATGACTAA
- a CDS encoding RagB/SusD family nutrient uptake outer membrane protein — protein sequence MMKSYHKISILALLTIMMSGCLGDLEVEPIDSNLITSANVYKTTADYKKGLAKLYATFALSGQQGPAGQPDIAGIDEGFGNYLRQYWNCQELTTEEAVISWNDATIKDFHAQTWSPTDVFIGAIYSRIMYTVALSNEFIRATDGNSDPDISKFHAEARFLRALAYSHAIDMFGNPSFVTEADLPGAFFPEQISRADLFAYVESELIAIESDLGAPKFEYGRADKAAAWMLLAKLYLNAEVYIGQPKYTEAIAVLDKVLAGPYSISTEYLQNFVADNNTSPELIFPITYDGNNTQSFGGMVYLIHAQIGGTMSASEMFGTGDAWAGLRTTSALVNKFDLDNDTRALFWTDGQSLEINDIGVFSDGYAITKFRNRKLDGSLSESNHNVHVDTDWPMFRLADANLMYAEAVLRGGTGGSRAEALSLVNELRERAYGDASGNITDAELTLDFILDERARELFWEGHRRTDLVRFGVFTGGSYLWPWKGNVKEGRATETHRDLFPIPSAELGANPNLEQNDDY from the coding sequence ATGATGAAATCATATCATAAAATATCAATACTTGCCCTGCTCACGATCATGATGTCGGGCTGTTTAGGTGATCTGGAAGTGGAGCCGATAGATTCCAATCTGATCACATCTGCCAATGTGTACAAGACCACTGCTGACTATAAGAAAGGTCTGGCAAAACTTTATGCAACGTTTGCCCTCAGTGGTCAGCAGGGTCCTGCAGGCCAGCCGGACATTGCCGGAATTGACGAGGGATTCGGTAACTACCTGCGTCAGTACTGGAACTGCCAGGAATTAACCACCGAAGAGGCCGTGATCTCCTGGAATGATGCCACGATCAAAGACTTCCATGCTCAGACCTGGTCTCCCACTGATGTATTCATAGGGGCCATTTATTCCAGAATCATGTATACCGTGGCGCTGAGCAATGAGTTCATCAGGGCTACTGATGGTAATTCCGATCCTGATATTAGCAAATTTCATGCTGAGGCCAGGTTTCTACGGGCACTGGCATATAGTCATGCGATAGATATGTTCGGCAACCCTTCATTTGTTACCGAAGCAGATTTGCCTGGGGCTTTCTTTCCGGAGCAGATTTCCAGAGCAGATTTGTTTGCTTATGTAGAGTCTGAGCTGATCGCCATAGAGTCTGATTTGGGAGCTCCAAAGTTTGAATATGGGCGTGCCGATAAGGCAGCGGCCTGGATGCTACTGGCCAAACTGTACCTCAATGCCGAGGTGTACATAGGCCAGCCTAAATACACCGAAGCAATCGCGGTATTAGATAAAGTACTGGCAGGACCTTACTCCATATCCACAGAATACCTTCAAAATTTCGTGGCGGATAATAATACGAGCCCGGAGCTCATTTTTCCAATTACATATGATGGCAATAACACCCAGTCGTTTGGGGGAATGGTCTATCTCATACATGCACAGATAGGTGGGACTATGTCAGCTTCGGAGATGTTTGGCACAGGAGATGCCTGGGCGGGACTCCGAACTACCTCAGCCTTGGTCAATAAATTTGATCTGGACAATGACACCCGGGCCCTGTTTTGGACTGATGGCCAATCTCTGGAAATCAACGACATAGGAGTGTTTTCAGATGGGTATGCCATTACCAAATTTCGAAACCGGAAATTGGATGGCAGTCTCTCAGAGTCCAACCACAATGTGCACGTAGATACTGACTGGCCTATGTTCAGACTGGCTGATGCCAACCTGATGTATGCTGAAGCAGTACTCCGGGGGGGCACCGGGGGCTCAAGAGCAGAAGCGCTTAGCCTTGTGAATGAGTTGAGAGAGAGAGCTTATGGGGACGCCTCAGGCAACATCACTGATGCCGAATTGACCCTCGATTTTATTCTGGATGAGCGGGCTCGAGAGTTGTTCTGGGAAGGTCACAGAAGAACAGATCTGGTTCGGTTTGGCGTATTTACCGGAGGCAGTTACTTGTGGCCATGGAAAGGCAATGTAAAGGAAGGCAGAGCCACTGAGACACACCGTGACTTGTTTCCGATCCCATCAGCGGAGTTAGGGGCCAATCCGAATCTTGAACAAAATGATGACTACTGA
- a CDS encoding TonB-dependent receptor, protein MKKYTLLIIVTLVSCATLWAQQSVSGQVKDADEGFGLPGVTVLEKGTNNGTITDVDGYYTITVAEGAVLTFSFVGYQTPEVAVGNRTNISVNMETDLTELSEIVVIGYGQVQKSDLTGAVASVQAKDFNKGVLTSPQDLLVGRIAGVQVTTNSGAPGSAATIRIRGGSSLSASNDPLIVIDGFPVDNTTISGLSNPLSTINPSDIESFTVLKDASATAIYGARASNGVIIVTTKKGQSGKPKFSVSSRTSVSTPIAYVDVLDGDEYRTLVNDLHEEGFSGINDAALNRLGTENTNWQKEIYQTAISQDVNVNASGAIKDIPFRVSYGYTDQEGILKTTYMKRHSISVNTNPSFFNDQLKVNLNVKETLANTGFGDQGAVGAAVNFDPTQSVYADNTKYGGYFAWTTENLPDGTMDPDGPANTFSSNPVALLKLRNNVADVNRLIGNIQFDYTLPFLPGLSANLNLGMDRSNTDGIDDALPGSTWTYRDYTGENGRLLDYDATNSSELLDFYLKYKKDFTDHQLELTGGYSYQHFQREGSTFNRNGDQTQVVEDSRYINENFLISFFGRLNYIFKNKYLLTATLRNDGSSRFTGENRWGLFPALAAGWKISEEGFMSAVPVVSNLKLRLGYGVTGQQDVTSNQYPALPIYRESIGGASYQFGDTFVNTLRPDPYDANIKWEETTTYNVGVDYGFFDDRVYGSVELYKRETRDLINNIPIAAGSNFSNFLITNVGNLENEGVEVTLNVRPVLKPDFTWNIGVNFTHNTNQITKLTKTDDPDYQGVAVGAISGGVGNMIQIHTVGYPANSFYVFQQVYGTDGQPLEGLYVNRTGETGAVTSNELNKYHYYSPAPEVLMGFNSRVAYKQFDFSFSSRLSLNNYVYNNLQSGGVLSGLYTTSGGGYFNNITASAANRGFTNPQYWSDTFVENASFFKMDNISLGYSLDKLFTDAIKLHVSLTVQNAFIITNYDGLDPEVSGGIDSNIYPRPRTFLLGLNLSF, encoded by the coding sequence ATGAAAAAGTATACACTTCTAATTATTGTTACACTGGTGAGTTGCGCCACACTCTGGGCCCAGCAGTCAGTCTCCGGGCAGGTGAAAGATGCCGATGAGGGATTTGGCCTGCCAGGGGTGACAGTGCTGGAAAAAGGGACTAATAATGGAACGATCACGGATGTTGATGGCTATTATACAATCACGGTGGCAGAGGGTGCCGTCCTTACCTTTTCATTTGTGGGGTACCAAACCCCGGAAGTAGCAGTAGGTAATCGCACAAACATTAGTGTGAATATGGAGACTGACCTTACTGAGCTTTCGGAAATTGTGGTGATCGGATACGGTCAGGTTCAGAAGTCTGATCTTACAGGGGCTGTGGCTTCTGTGCAAGCCAAAGACTTCAATAAGGGCGTACTTACTTCCCCACAGGATTTGCTTGTTGGGCGTATCGCAGGTGTGCAGGTGACTACCAACAGCGGAGCACCGGGTAGTGCTGCTACCATCCGGATCAGGGGCGGGTCCTCATTGAGCGCCAGCAATGATCCGCTGATCGTGATCGATGGGTTTCCGGTGGATAATACCACCATTAGCGGACTTTCAAATCCGCTCTCCACCATCAACCCAAGCGACATTGAGTCCTTTACTGTACTAAAAGATGCTTCTGCTACAGCCATCTACGGGGCCAGGGCTTCCAACGGGGTGATCATCGTCACTACCAAAAAGGGCCAGAGCGGAAAACCGAAGTTTAGTGTGAGCAGTCGCACCTCGGTCAGCACACCTATCGCCTATGTGGATGTACTTGATGGAGATGAGTATCGCACACTGGTGAATGATCTTCATGAGGAAGGCTTCAGTGGGATCAACGATGCTGCACTTAATAGATTAGGCACAGAAAATACAAACTGGCAGAAAGAAATCTATCAAACTGCGATCTCTCAGGATGTGAATGTGAATGCTTCAGGAGCAATCAAGGATATCCCTTTTCGGGTATCCTATGGGTATACGGATCAGGAGGGTATTCTGAAAACGACGTACATGAAACGCCACTCTATCTCGGTGAATACGAATCCTTCGTTTTTCAACGACCAACTGAAAGTAAACCTGAATGTGAAGGAAACACTGGCCAACACGGGATTTGGAGATCAGGGTGCTGTGGGTGCGGCAGTCAATTTTGACCCGACTCAGTCTGTCTATGCGGATAATACCAAATATGGGGGATACTTCGCCTGGACTACAGAAAACCTGCCCGATGGCACTATGGATCCTGATGGTCCGGCCAATACCTTCAGCAGTAACCCTGTGGCACTCTTAAAGCTCCGGAACAATGTCGCAGATGTCAACCGACTGATCGGGAATATTCAGTTTGACTATACCCTGCCTTTTTTGCCTGGGCTCAGTGCCAACCTGAACCTCGGGATGGACAGATCCAATACAGATGGCATTGATGATGCCCTGCCGGGCTCCACGTGGACCTACCGCGACTACACGGGGGAAAATGGGCGCTTGTTGGATTATGATGCCACCAATTCTTCTGAACTCCTGGATTTTTACCTGAAGTATAAAAAGGACTTTACGGATCATCAACTGGAATTGACTGGTGGATATTCATACCAGCATTTTCAGCGGGAAGGATCCACGTTTAATAGAAACGGAGATCAAACCCAGGTGGTAGAAGATTCACGATATATCAATGAAAATTTTCTGATCTCCTTTTTTGGTCGGTTGAACTACATTTTCAAGAATAAATACCTGTTGACTGCTACATTGAGAAATGACGGATCTTCCCGATTCACAGGAGAAAATCGTTGGGGACTGTTTCCTGCTTTGGCAGCTGGCTGGAAAATCAGCGAAGAAGGTTTCATGTCTGCTGTTCCTGTAGTGTCCAATCTGAAACTGCGCCTGGGCTATGGTGTTACCGGCCAGCAGGATGTTACTTCCAATCAGTATCCGGCGCTTCCTATTTATCGCGAAAGTATTGGTGGAGCTTCCTATCAGTTTGGGGACACTTTCGTGAATACACTCCGGCCGGATCCTTATGATGCCAACATCAAATGGGAAGAGACTACTACCTACAACGTGGGTGTGGATTATGGCTTCTTTGATGACCGGGTTTACGGGTCGGTAGAACTTTACAAGAGAGAAACCAGAGACCTGATCAACAACATTCCGATTGCGGCCGGTAGCAACTTTTCAAACTTCCTGATTACCAATGTGGGGAATTTGGAAAACGAAGGAGTGGAAGTGACTCTGAATGTACGCCCTGTACTGAAGCCTGATTTTACATGGAATATAGGTGTAAACTTTACTCACAATACCAACCAGATCACCAAACTCACCAAAACGGACGATCCTGATTATCAGGGAGTGGCTGTAGGTGCGATCAGTGGGGGTGTGGGCAATATGATCCAGATCCACACCGTTGGCTACCCTGCCAACTCCTTTTACGTCTTTCAGCAGGTATATGGGACAGATGGACAGCCGTTGGAAGGACTCTATGTGAACCGAACAGGGGAAACAGGTGCAGTCACCAGCAATGAGCTCAACAAATACCATTATTACAGCCCGGCTCCTGAGGTACTGATGGGATTCAATTCCCGTGTGGCTTACAAGCAATTTGATTTTTCATTCTCCAGCAGATTGAGTCTGAATAATTACGTCTATAACAATCTGCAGTCCGGAGGGGTGCTGAGCGGGCTTTATACCACTTCAGGTGGGGGATATTTCAATAACATCACTGCCTCTGCGGCGAATCGGGGATTTACCAATCCGCAGTATTGGTCAGACACCTTTGTGGAGAATGCCTCGTTTTTCAAAATGGATAACATAAGCCTTGGCTACAGCCTGGATAAGCTTTTCACGGATGCGATTAAGCTGCATGTGAGCTTAACGGTACAAAACGCATTCATCATTACCAACTATGATGGTCTGGATCCTGAAGTGAGCGGCGGAATAGACAGTAACATCTATCCGCGCCCACGTACATTTCTTCTGGGTCTAAATCTGAGTTTTTAA
- a CDS encoding SusE domain-containing protein produces the protein MKNIKLLVAFLMVFMGLTACEEEMEKAMIKQEITANSLNEMSSADYTLTFESRSEVFEEFAWTAPDFGFEASITYTLQMDTAGGSFAKPFSFPTTQALTVSPTVNAVNAALLGMGLDPDVAAEVQFRVMSSVNPNVAPVYTNVVSANVTPYLATFPPIYIIGDAQGWNLGNALEVTSTGPGTYEAVGLFQADGKFRFFATPSWDAEQWGWSFFEGGTVASELASGEDGDSNFLFGGATGVYKISVNLNAKTITLEEGELPTLFVIGDAQGWNLQAALELTFLGGGKFEGTGTFQDGGYFRFFEKADWAATQYGYSYFDGGTIPAEFTDGGDGDSNFIFAGSTGEYTVSVDLNSKEISLEVATQYPAALYLVGDDQGWSFANSPTFTNLGGGVYEAEGVNFTKESTFRFFEEADNWSDDFGAGFFTGGIDDELAAVGDNDDNFSFVGESGLYTITVSLSDMSIVVEPYSAYPSSLYLVGDDQSWTFANSPVFSSSTPGVFEATGVTFTNGSTFRFFEELDNWSDDFRYAYFTEVSSDLEAAGDNDDNFKFIGTDGAFNITVDLTTKSVQLSQ, from the coding sequence ATGAAAAATATTAAATTATTAGTCGCTTTTCTCATGGTCTTCATGGGCCTCACTGCTTGTGAAGAGGAGATGGAGAAGGCGATGATCAAGCAGGAGATTACTGCCAATTCGCTCAATGAAATGTCTTCGGCAGACTATACCCTCACTTTCGAATCCAGGAGTGAAGTGTTTGAGGAGTTTGCCTGGACAGCACCCGATTTCGGGTTTGAGGCTTCTATCACTTATACACTCCAGATGGATACCGCAGGTGGAAGTTTTGCGAAGCCTTTTAGCTTCCCTACTACCCAGGCACTCACCGTATCACCTACGGTCAATGCCGTGAATGCGGCCCTGTTGGGTATGGGGCTGGATCCGGATGTTGCTGCTGAAGTTCAGTTCAGAGTGATGTCCAGTGTCAATCCAAATGTGGCTCCTGTTTATACCAATGTGGTATCAGCAAATGTTACACCCTATTTGGCCACGTTTCCTCCTATCTATATCATAGGAGATGCCCAGGGATGGAATCTGGGTAATGCGCTCGAGGTTACCAGCACAGGTCCCGGCACATACGAGGCTGTCGGTTTATTTCAGGCGGATGGCAAATTTCGATTTTTTGCTACGCCCTCCTGGGATGCTGAGCAGTGGGGCTGGAGCTTTTTTGAAGGGGGTACTGTAGCCAGTGAGTTGGCCAGTGGAGAAGATGGGGACTCAAATTTTCTATTCGGAGGAGCCACTGGTGTTTACAAAATATCGGTCAACCTTAACGCGAAAACCATTACCCTGGAAGAAGGTGAATTACCCACACTCTTTGTGATAGGAGATGCTCAGGGCTGGAATCTACAGGCGGCACTGGAACTTACCTTTCTTGGCGGTGGTAAGTTTGAAGGCACAGGTACTTTTCAGGATGGCGGGTATTTCCGTTTCTTCGAAAAAGCAGACTGGGCAGCCACCCAGTATGGGTATAGCTACTTTGATGGGGGTACCATACCGGCAGAATTCACCGATGGAGGTGATGGCGATTCCAACTTTATTTTTGCGGGCTCTACCGGCGAGTACACTGTCTCCGTGGATTTGAATAGTAAAGAGATTAGCCTGGAAGTCGCTACACAGTATCCAGCGGCCCTATATCTGGTAGGTGATGATCAGGGGTGGTCATTTGCTAATTCGCCTACTTTCACCAATTTGGGTGGTGGTGTGTACGAAGCTGAGGGCGTAAACTTTACCAAGGAATCTACTTTCAGATTTTTTGAAGAAGCTGACAACTGGTCAGATGATTTTGGTGCAGGATTCTTCACAGGTGGGATAGATGATGAACTCGCGGCAGTTGGCGATAATGATGACAACTTCTCGTTCGTAGGAGAAAGTGGTCTATACACGATTACGGTCTCTTTAAGTGATATGAGCATTGTGGTAGAGCCTTATTCTGCTTATCCTTCTTCACTCTATCTGGTGGGCGATGACCAGAGCTGGACCTTTGCCAATTCACCCGTATTTAGCTCATCTACTCCAGGTGTATTCGAAGCGACTGGCGTGACTTTCACGAACGGGTCTACTTTCAGGTTTTTTGAGGAGCTGGATAATTGGAGTGATGATTTCAGGTATGCCTACTTCACAGAGGTGTCATCGGATCTGGAAGCAGCAGGCGATAATGATGATAACTTCAAATTTATTGGGACAGACGGGGCTTTCAATATCACAGTAGACCTCACCACCAAATCAGTTCAATTATCACAGTAA
- the galA gene encoding beta-galactosidase GalA, which translates to MTKGCTKIYFFIFLLTISSELLAQRSSRERINIDTDWRFALGHAADPAQDFNFKVANIFSKTGKAEDTPISPKFNDSTWRQLDLPHDWAVELPFENVDNFDLMAHGYRPVGGLFPENSVGWYRRNLELTKADSGRRLAVTFDGVFRDAMVWINGFYLGNNESGYMGVTYDISDYVNFDGNNTLVVRVDATQAEGWFYEGAGIYRHVWLQKYDNLHIAEGGQFVYAEVKGNIAKIFIETTVENQTLANASGQVSAFITDRAGKKVGSTKSAEVTLALNGQATVKQEIVLTDPRLWSLEDPYLYRVTSQVSNGSTVLDHLTTRFGVRTILIDDKKGLSINGKFIKVQGVNCHQDHAGVGSALPDYLQYYRIQLLKEMGVNAYRASHNPPTPELLEACDSLGMLVLDETRLLNSSPEHMDQFERLIKRDRNYPSVFLWCIGNEEGYVQTTSVGKRLALTMLAKQRELDPTRTSTYAADLANVFKGINEVIPVRGFNYREKGMVPYHNDHPTQPVIGTEMGSTVTTRGIYEVDSVKGYVPDQDITHPWWASLAEDWWPIAADNDWLLGGFVWTGFDYRGEPTPFQWPNINSHFGIMDVCGFPKNIYYYYQSWWTDKDVLHISPHWNWAGKEGEIIDVWVNSNADEVELFLNGKTLGKKVMPRNSHLQWQVAYEPGSLKAIATKNGRTYETVMETTGEAHQIVLTPDRNIVTADGKDATVVNVTVLDNKGREVPTANHLVAFSLEGDASIIGVGNGDPSSHEPDKMGVGDYRRSLFNGKCQMILQAGNDPGKVMVNATSAGLKSATVSIQLVKTNNNLLGKR; encoded by the coding sequence ATGACTAAAGGGTGTACTAAAATATACTTCTTCATATTTCTGTTGACGATATCTTCTGAGCTCCTGGCTCAGAGGTCGTCACGGGAGCGAATTAATATTGATACTGACTGGCGGTTTGCACTTGGCCATGCGGCCGACCCGGCACAGGATTTTAATTTTAAAGTCGCCAATATTTTCTCTAAAACCGGAAAGGCCGAGGACACTCCCATCAGTCCCAAATTCAATGATAGTACCTGGCGTCAGTTGGATCTGCCACATGACTGGGCGGTGGAGCTGCCGTTTGAGAATGTGGACAATTTTGACCTGATGGCGCATGGCTACCGGCCTGTAGGGGGGCTGTTTCCAGAAAACAGTGTGGGTTGGTACAGAAGGAATCTTGAACTCACTAAAGCAGATTCCGGCCGAAGATTAGCAGTTACTTTCGATGGTGTTTTCCGGGATGCCATGGTTTGGATCAATGGATTTTATCTGGGGAACAACGAGAGTGGCTATATGGGGGTCACCTATGATATTTCAGACTATGTGAATTTTGACGGGAACAATACATTAGTTGTTCGGGTAGACGCCACACAGGCGGAAGGGTGGTTTTATGAAGGCGCCGGAATTTATCGGCATGTATGGCTTCAGAAATATGACAACTTGCACATTGCAGAAGGAGGCCAGTTTGTATATGCTGAGGTAAAGGGAAATATTGCCAAAATATTTATTGAAACAACAGTAGAAAATCAAACTTTAGCAAACGCTTCCGGGCAGGTGTCGGCATTCATTACCGACAGGGCTGGGAAGAAAGTGGGTTCAACAAAATCGGCAGAAGTGACCCTGGCACTCAATGGGCAAGCTACGGTGAAGCAGGAGATTGTACTGACCGATCCCAGGCTATGGTCTCTGGAGGATCCTTACCTCTACAGAGTCACCTCACAGGTGAGCAATGGCTCCACGGTTTTGGACCATCTCACCACCAGATTTGGGGTACGCACCATTCTGATCGATGATAAGAAAGGGCTCTCCATCAATGGAAAGTTCATCAAAGTACAGGGAGTGAATTGCCACCAGGATCATGCGGGAGTGGGGAGCGCCCTGCCTGACTACCTGCAGTATTACAGGATTCAGTTATTAAAAGAAATGGGTGTGAATGCCTACCGTGCCAGTCATAACCCACCAACACCAGAATTACTGGAGGCGTGTGATAGTCTGGGCATGCTCGTATTGGATGAGACCCGATTGCTCAATTCAAGTCCCGAACATATGGATCAATTTGAGCGACTGATCAAACGAGACAGAAACTACCCGTCCGTTTTCCTCTGGTGTATAGGAAATGAGGAAGGGTATGTGCAGACAACGAGCGTGGGAAAAAGGCTGGCGCTCACCATGCTGGCCAAGCAGCGTGAGCTGGACCCTACGAGGACAAGCACTTATGCCGCTGATTTAGCCAATGTGTTTAAGGGAATCAATGAAGTGATCCCGGTCAGGGGATTCAACTATCGGGAAAAGGGCATGGTTCCCTATCATAATGACCATCCGACTCAGCCTGTGATTGGCACGGAGATGGGGAGTACGGTGACCACACGGGGTATTTATGAAGTGGACAGTGTGAAGGGCTATGTTCCGGATCAGGATATTACCCACCCGTGGTGGGCGTCTTTGGCAGAAGACTGGTGGCCCATAGCTGCAGATAATGACTGGCTGCTGGGTGGTTTCGTCTGGACCGGTTTTGATTACAGGGGGGAACCTACCCCGTTTCAGTGGCCCAATATTAACTCCCATTTTGGGATCATGGATGTATGCGGCTTTCCCAAAAACATTTACTACTACTATCAGTCCTGGTGGACAGACAAAGATGTACTTCACATTTCTCCTCACTGGAACTGGGCTGGAAAAGAGGGAGAAATCATAGATGTATGGGTGAATTCCAACGCGGATGAAGTGGAACTTTTCCTCAATGGGAAAACCCTTGGAAAGAAAGTGATGCCCCGAAATAGTCATCTGCAGTGGCAGGTAGCCTATGAGCCCGGAAGCCTGAAGGCCATAGCAACCAAGAACGGACGGACGTATGAGACTGTGATGGAAACAACGGGTGAGGCTCATCAGATTGTACTCACTCCCGATCGGAATATCGTCACCGCAGATGGTAAAGATGCTACGGTGGTGAATGTGACTGTGTTGGATAATAAAGGCAGAGAGGTGCCTACCGCAAATCATTTGGTTGCCTTCTCACTGGAGGGCGATGCCTCGATCATTGGGGTTGGCAATGGAGACCCCTCTTCTCACGAACCCGACAAAATGGGCGTGGGAGATTACAGACGGTCACTCTTCAATGGGAAATGTCAGATGATCCTACAGGCGGGAAATGATCCCGGTAAGGTGATGGTCAATGCCACATCTGCAGGCCTTAAGTCTGCCACCGTCTCAATTCAATTAGTCAAAACTAACAACAATTTACTAGGTAAGCGATGA